The following proteins come from a genomic window of Trifolium pratense cultivar HEN17-A07 linkage group LG4, ARS_RC_1.1, whole genome shotgun sequence:
- the LOC123920688 gene encoding E3 ubiquitin-protein ligase SINA-like 7, translating to MQDQKPTQQAVRVYNFSSKTAMEPVHLNHFQRHCSVPLTISDHRFLDCCVCFQPLTIPLFQCDNGHIVCSTCCPKQKNKCHKCSLSISSEHCKAIEKLLLSVTMPCPNAKHGCKDIIRYIYRNHEEQCIHGPCYCPQLDCDFVASSEVLSNHFSDKHKNSQIKFSYGHNFVVSMKSNEETIVLQEENDGKLFILNNSTMILGNAVNICCIRPSSFVSEYSYGMLAWSPKCELKLQSFAKNVPRFTLPTLSSEFLAIPFGSSEFLKLEICINPPITMQIFIKMMDHRLFPLEVKSSNTVGDVKQKIFEKVGIPYNDQRLIFLFKQLEYSHDGQTLADHNTKENSTIHLVPRLIGD from the exons ATGCAAGACCAAAAACCAACACAACAAGCCGTTAGAGTCTACAATTTCTCT TCAAAAACTGCAATGGAGCCTGTTCATTTGAATCATTTCCAAAGACATTGCTCTGTTCCTCTGACGATTTCCGACCATAGATTTCTCGATTGTTGCGTTTGTTTTCAACCCTTAACTATTCCCCTCTTTCAG TGTGATAATGGTCATATTGTTTGCTCTACTTGTTGTCCTAAACAAAAGAACAAGTGTCACAAGTGCTCCTTGAGCATTAGCTCAGAACATTGTAAAGCCATTGAGAAACTATTGTTATCTGTCACAATGCCATGTCCGAATGCAAAACATGGTTGCAAGGACATAATAAGATACATTTATAGGAACCATGAAGAACAATGCATCCATGGACCATGTTATTGCCCCCAGTTAGATTGTGACTTTGTTGCATCATCAGAAGTGTTGTCCAACCATTTCAGTGATAAACACAAGAATTCTCAAATCAAATTTTCTTATGGTCACAACTTCGTTGTCTCCATGAAGTCTAATGAGGAAACCATTGTTCTTCAAGAGGAAAATGATGGAAAACTATTTATTCTCAATAATAGCACTATGATTTTGGGAAATGCAGTCAATATTTGTTGCATTCGTCCTAGCTCTTTTGTATCCGAGTATAGTTATGGTATGTTGGCTTGGTCTCCGAAATGCGAATTGAAATTACAGTCTTTTGCAAAGAATGTCCCGCGGTTTACTTTACCAACTCTTTCATCAGAGTTCCTTGCTATTCCATTTGGTTCTTCTGAATTTCTCAAGCTAGAAATTTGCATAAACCCCCCGATCACG ATGCAAATATTCATAAAGATGATGGACCACAGGTTGTTTCCCCTAGAGGTTAAGAGTTCAAACACAGTAGGCGATGTGAAGCAGAAGATTTTTGAGAAGGTAGGGATCCCATATAACGATCAACGCCTGATCTTTTTGTTTAAGCAACTAGAATACAGTCATGACGGTCAGACCCTTGCCGATCACAACACCAAAGAGAACTCAACCATCCACCTTGTTCCCCGCTTGATTGGGGACTAG